The nucleotide window gcaggctcagcagccatggctcacggacctagccgctccgcggcatgagggatcttccccgaccagggcacgaacccgtgtcccctgcatcggcaggcggactctcaaccactgcgcctccagggaagccctgaaagtagGATCTTGAAGAGAGTTTTGTATGCCCATGTTCACAACAGTTAAAACGGAAACAAACGTTGAGGGATGTccactgagagatgaatggataagaagcaAAATGTAGAATGTACATAcagtggactattattcagcctttaaaaaaacaatttttttttaatttttaatttattttatttatttatttttggctgcattaggtcttcgttgatGTGCGCGGACTTTAGTTGccgtgagctggggctactcttcgttgcagtgcgcgggcttctcattgcggtggcttctcttgtggagcacgggctctagagcacaggctcagtagttgtggtgcacggcctttgttgctccgcggcacgtgcgatcttctcggaccagggctcaaacccgtgtcccctgcattggcaggcggattcttaaccactgtgccaccaggcaaaccccagcctttttattttaatgtatttttattttattttatttttggctgcgttgggtcttcgctgcggtgcgcaggcttctcattgtggtggcttttcttgttgtagagcaccggctctaggtgacagggcgcagtagttgtggtgcatgggcttaattgctccgcagcatgtgagatcttcccggaccagagctcaaacccgtgtgccgtGCATTGGCAGAggaattcttaaccactttgccatcAGGGAGGTCcctattcagcctttaaaaaggaggGAGGTTCTCACAAGTTACAACATGGATGATGAACTTTGAGGATAtagtgctaaatgaaataaaccaagcgcaaaagacaaatactgtatgattccactttaaTGATGTAATCAAAATTacggaaacagaaagtagaattgtggttgcctggggctgaagggaggagaaatggagtgtttagttttgcaagaattctggagatggatggtggtggtggttgcacaagaatgtggatgtacttaatgccactgaacttgaaatggttaagatggtaaattttgttatatgtgctttactacaatttaaaaatttttaagttaaacaaATCCCCCCCGCAAATCACAGAGGCCTTTAAGCcaattttaaggaaataagtaTGAATTTGGAAAATACTTTATGACCAAAGATATTtattgccccaaactggaaaaccCAAATGTCTGAAAGTAAAGGAATAGCTAAATAAACTATAGTACATCTGTAGTTCTATGTTTTAATAATGTTtagtttcctgattttaaaaataatacagattcaTCATAGAAAATTCATCatagaaaatttaataaatgaacaattataaagatgaaaataaaaactatccaAAAGCCTAACATGCAGAGATAACCATTGTTAACATCTGGTCTGCATCCTTCTAGGAACAGTTATATATTTCTTATACAAAATTGGGTATATATTGTCCATTTAAATTTGCATCCTGTTTGTTTAGACTTTCTGTGTATGTaattatgtatacacatatataaagaaaGGGAGAACATTTATTGACTTCTTACTATGTATAGAGAATAATGCTAGAGCTGCTTCAGGATGATcttgttaaatatcacagaaCCCCTTTGaggtattatcattcccattgtacagatgaggaaatggaggattAGGGAAGTAAGTAATTTGGTGAAAGTCACACAACTGCTGAATGATATAGTCAGGAttgaaagccaggtattctggCTTCACAGCCCACACTCTGAACCAAACTCTATTCTATATCCCAAGTCATTAAACATTCTTTTGAAAACATGTCTTTAAAAGCTGctgcatagggacttccctggtgatccagtggttaagactgtgctcccaatacagggggcccaggtttgatccctgggcaaggagctagatcccgcatgccgcaactaagagcccacgcagccaaataaatatttttttaaaaagctgctgcatggggacttccctggtggcgcaggggttaagaatccgcctgccaatgcaggggacacaggttcgagccctggtccgaaaagatcgcacatgccgtggagcaactaagcctgtgtgccacaactactgaagcccacgcacctagagccagtgctctgcaacaagagaagccactgcaatgagaagcattcgcaccgcaacaaagagtaggccccactcaccgcaacaaaAGAAAGCCAGCGTACCGCAAGGTAgaccaacacagcccaaaataaataaattaattaattttaaaaaaagctgctGCATAATGTTCACTAATATAAATACACCAAACATCATTGAACCGTCTCCTAGCATTgaacaattaggttgtttccaatttctctTGGTTTTTAATATAATACTTCAAAGAATATTTTTGTGCATAAATCTTTGTCTTATAATGACTGAATCTCTTATTATTCCCTTAGGGTATATACTTAGATGTAAAGTTTCAGGGTCAAAATAACAGCTACAGATAAAGTTTAGTGGAGTCactgaaaatagaatttataAAGTTTTTTGCGGGGAGGGGGCCATACCCTgcgggaacttagttccccaaccagggactaaacccaggcccatggcagtgaaagcgccaagtcctaaccactggaacaccagggaattccctaaaacgTTTACTTTTAAGAAGAGGTTTGATATGACAGGGCAGGGagtatgtgggaaatctctgaaATTTCTGGTCACTTTTGCTATAAACCTGAAATGGcgctaaaaaataaattctatttaaaaggGTTGTAACTACATGGAAGTAAGTTTATTGGGCTTTTTGGCTATAGTAAGGCCAGCCATCAGAAAACAGTtcaagccctggctctgccacctgccagctgtgtggccttgggaaggtcactcaatctctctgagcctcagttgcctcacctgtgaaatggaacTCACAGTTGTTGGCTGGATGGAATGAAGTGCTGTATGTTAAGCCCCTGACCTACCGTCAAGTGCTCTGGATCCTGTAGATGGCAGGGGCAGTGACTGGGAAAAGGCTTTGCACACTGTGAAGTGCTCTTCAGATGGGAGGGGGTGTGGCATCTGACTCCTGGTGTGGTAGTGGCACTCTGAGTTCCCTGGACCcgtgagagagtgagagaatgCTGGGTTTGGGGGCCAGGGtgaaggtgggaggggcccttCACCTGGGGAAACGGCTCcgtggtggagcagctgagatgCAGCTGGGCCTGTGGCCTGCGAGGCAGTCCTGTGGccgcctcctcccccagcccacagcccaggtcTGCAGCTGGGTCCTGCCTCCTCTCAGGTGGGCCATGCCTGGGACTTGGCTGTTGCTTCTCCTGGCCCTCGGGTGTCCAGCCCTGCCCACAGGTGAGCGCCCTCCCTGCATCCCTCTCTGTGCCCCGTTAGTCTGCCCAAGCCTACTCCCTCACTCTGGGCGTCCCTAGGTGTGGGAGGGATGCAGGCAGGCAGGACAGAGGTACCTGGGTCCTCTGGGGAGGGTCTCACCAGAAGCCCATCATCCCCTTCCCCATTGTATTATACCTCCCAGCTATCTTGCTCTGGGGCCCCCAAGTCCTGCTCCCCTGGAGCCCACAGTGTTGGGAAGAAGGGTACTCACCTCTCGGAGCAAGCTGGACAGGTGTGTATGATGGGGGGGGTAGCCTGGCTGTGTTGTGTTATATGGGGTGATGGGGCACGGGCAACATGGTGAGGTCCCACCCTCCTTACTGTCCAGTCTCCTACCCTCAGGGCTCAGGGTGTCTCACGTTCACTCCCAGCTCCCCCTAAAAATGGGCTCTCAGAAGTCTCAAGGCCTCAGTGACTTCCCAGTGTATTGACCCCCGACCCCGATCCCGGTCCTCCAAAGATCAAGGCTGGAGACAAAGGAGTCAAATTCTGAGAATTCCAGCTTCATCTAGAAGCTTGTgcatgtttgcatgtgtgtggtgGGGATAGGTCCTTGACTTTGAGTTGGGGCATCTCCTTGTTCTAAAGCTGGCCCCCAGTATGTCACCACCTCGCCCTCGCTAGGGAGATAAACCACACCCATGTGGATCGGGGAGAGCCCGTGTCGGGAGGCCTGAGCTCTGGGAAAGAAGCAGCTAGGGTGAGGAGGAGCAATCCTGGGAGGTTTCAAGGAGGAGGGAGATGCTGAACTCAGCTAGGGGAGTGTGTCTCTCTGTACAGCTGAGAAGGCTCAGGAGGTTGAGGGTCCTGGAGCTCATTGCCagccttctctcctccctttgtTTGTGATGCCTTATCAATATTAGTATTGATACTTATCTGCTAAGGTGTTTTATattcatgatttttattcttcacagCAATTTTACTGGGCTGGTGTTATTAACCCCATTATATCAATGGGACAATTAAGACTCTAAATTAAGTGGACAAGTCAAGAGTCAAATCAACTCTGTCTGAGGACATGTCCCAGGCTTGGTCCACTGTGTCATGTAGCAAATCTTAGTCATCCTTCCAAGTGGGGTAGTCTGTGGGATTTGGAGTCACCGAGGTCTGAATTCAAATCCTGAGCGGGCTACTTACCATACTCCTGCTTCTAGGTCAGTTATTTGACCTTCAAGAAATCTTttgtgagggaattccctggcagtccagtggttaggattcctctACAGGGGGcacagttttgatccctggtcggcgaactaagatcccacatgccacgtgatgcagccaaaaaaaagaaatattttgagaacaccccccccccacctctaaGTCCCCACGAGATTCTATGGCCTCCCTTCCCGGCACCCTGGGGCATTTCTTTAGCCTGGCTGCACCTAACTCATGGTGTGAAtttgtttgtagctttttttgtttgtttgtttgtttgatttattttatttatttttggctgtgttgggtcttcgttgtggcacgcgggttttTCATtagggtggcttctcttgttgcagagcaagggctctaggcacgcgggcttcagtagttgtggcacgcgggctcagtagttgtggctcgagggctctagagcacaggctcagtagttgtggtgcacgggcttagttgctccgcggcatgtgggatcttcccagaccagggctcgaacctgtgtcccctgcattggcaggtggattcttaaccactgtgccaccagggaagtcccttgtttgtaggttttaacctttgagattttatttatatgaaaaggtatccaactgttctttttttttcagctgcaCCAAGtggcttgtggtatcttagttcccctaccaggaaGTGAACCCAAGCCATgtcagtgaaagcactgagtcctaaccactagcccgccagggaattcctgatgtCCAACTATTCAAAACTAAGATTTTGTCGTATATTAAATGAGTCATCTTTACCAAAAAGAATAAGTTTTTGGAAAATCAGGACTATTCTGAAAGATATAAGACAAATGTTTGCAGTACCCACatgacttatttttgtttttttaattataaaataatacagacgtacactttatttaattaatttatttatttggctgtgtcgggtcttagttgcggcactcgggatctccattgtggcatgcgggatctttagttgctgcatgtgaactcttagttgcagcatgtgggatctagttccctgaccagggatcaaatccaggccccctgcattgggagcacagactcttagccactggaccaccagggaagtccccagacatacactttatttttttattttattttattttattttattttttttgcggtacgcgggcctctcactgttgtggcctctcccgttgtggagcacaggctcggcgggcccacatggctcacgggcccagccgctccgcagcatgtggaatcctcccggaccggggcacgaacccgtgtcccctgcatcggcaggcagactctcaaccactgcgccaccagggaagccccggacatacactttaaatgggtgaattgtatggtactTGAATTGTATCTAAACAACGCTGttaaaaaatactacaaacttacagaaaagaacGGGGAATAATACAAGAAACAACCATGCATACTCCACTCAGATTAGCAAATAGTTAAAATGTTGCCATATTTGaatcaaatattatttaaaagaaacaaaaagttacAGATACATTTGAGGCCCCTTTTGATCTCATTCCAGATTCTatgtccttcccttcctcctcagaGGTAACCACTCTTTTGAGGCTGGCACAAGGTACTATAAGTATTTGTTTGCATCTGCTGTCTTTCTCATGGGACTGAGATCATTGAGAGCAGGgacaatattttaattaatgtgtatccccagtgcctggcacagagagatTCACGTATGATAGATAGGTGAcagaaggatggaaggatggatggatgaatggaaggaaggaaagatggataaatggatggatggatggatggatggaaaaacatatagaTGGAAAGTAGAAAGAAGAGATGTAGAGGAGATGGATGATGGAAGAAAGGAtggatgagggacttccctggtggcacagtggctaagaatccacctgccaatgcaggggacacaggttcgagccctggtccgggaagatcccacatgccgcggaactactaagtccgtgtgccacagctactgatcatgtgctctagagcccgcgagccacagctactgagcccacgtgccacaactactgcagcccacatgcctagagcctgtgctccacaacaaagagaagccactgcaatgagaagcccgcacaccgcaacaaagggcagcccctgctcgccgcaactagagaaagcccgcgcacagcaacgaagacccaacgcagacaaaaataaataaattttttaaaaaagaaaggatggatgaatagatgggaGAATGAAAGGATAGAGGGAAGGAAGGTGGTTAGATAGGTAAATGCAAGAAGAGAGGGATGGATGAGTGGGTAGAAGGATAGATTGATGGTTGGTGGAAGGATAGATGGAAGGAGAGAAATCCAGAGGGAAGGATGTGAGATCCTGACCTGGGAGGGCAAGGATAGACCTAGCCCCCTACAAGTGCGTGCTCTCTTGCAGGTGTGGGCAGCacacccttcccctctctggcccCACCAATCACACTGCTGGTGGATGGGAAGCAGCAGACTCTGGTGGTTTGCCTGGTCTTCGACGTTGCACCCCCTGGCCTTGAGAGTCCCATCTGGTTCTCAGCTGGGAATGGCAGCTCACTAGATGCCTTCACCTACGGCCCTTCCCCAGCAGCTGATGGCACCTGGACTAGCTTGGCTCAGCTTTCCCTGCCCTCTGAGGACCTGGCAGCCTGGGAGACCTTGGTCTGCCACACTGGACCTGGGACTGGGGACCACAGCCAGAGCACACAGCCTCTACAGCTGTCAGGTGGGGACAGAGCCTGGGCCCCTGTGGTTGCTCCCTGCCCCTTTCACACACCCTGAAACCAGGATATGGTGGCAGGGAGGGCAGAATCCAGGCCATGGGGGCATGAAGGGCATCTAAGTGCCAACCATCTAGGTGATGTGATGTCTGGGGTCAAAGGAGGGTGGCTTCAGGGCCCTGAGTTCTGGGATTTGAAACAGTGATATCtcattcaaatccaggctctgatGCATGACTTCCAAGAGGTAATAATGTCTCCTCCCTCCTAGGTTAATATCTTTCTATGTATACCCAGGgttaatatctatatctatatcaccCTAAATATGACACCCTATTAGAATCAaacaataattaaatattaagttGCTGTCACTTACTTATTgtttattctgtgccaggcactgttgtaaacACTTTACACTTATGAAGTAGGtcatattattctcattttataggcaaagaaaggttaagtaacatgtccaaagccagctattattattattgaccaGATgacttactttctctttttgaattatgtttgttttctcaACCTCCAAAtaggaatgtttgttgaataaatgtacTGCCTTCCAAAGAAGGCTGCTAAGAAAATTGATTCCTTGTCTAAAAGTGCTGAGGCATCTCTAGGGGCAGGAGGACAGCCAGGAGAGAGGGAGATCTGGGCCCCTCAGAGGACTTGCTGCAGATGGGCTCAGGATTCCCACTACGGGTTCATTTGTCCATTTATCCAGTGCTCCAAGAAGAGCTGCCCTGAGCAGGGCCAGGGCATAGCACTGGGGTGGAGGGCACAGCCCATCCCAATGACTTACTCCTTTCTCCTTGACTCGCAGGAGAGGCTTCCTCAGCCAGGACCTGCCTCTGGGAGCCTCTCAGGGGTGAGTACCAGGAACCAGGACCTCAGGCCCTGTTGGGCTCTGGGCCTGATGGGTCCCCTCAAGAGGCTGCCTTGCCGGGTTGGGGCACTGGCTAGCCTGGGCCTCTGTCTACCCCTGGGTCAGGTGGGGATAGATCCTCTGACCCCAGCATAATTCCTGGACGCCAGTTGAGAAGCACAGGTGAGAGCTAGCAGAAGGGTCCTTGAAGCTCTCCTTGGGCAGCTCAGAGGGATGGCCTCAGCATCCGAGCCTTGGGAGACTCTTAGGAGTCTAGGGAGCCTCGGAAGACAGAGCGGAGGAAAGTCCCACCCCCCGCTGGATGCAGTCATGAGCCAGGTTCTACTTCCCTACCAAATAGAAATCTGAGCTGGTGTCTCTCCTCTGCAACCCAATGCTAATTCCTGCCTGGCTTGCATCGCC belongs to Orcinus orca chromosome 10, mOrcOrc1.1, whole genome shotgun sequence and includes:
- the PTCRA gene encoding pre T-cell antigen receptor alpha, producing MQLGLWPARQSCGRLLPQPTAQVCSWVLPPLRWAMPGTWLLLLLALGCPALPTEVTTLLRLAQGVGSTPFPSLAPPITLLVDGKQQTLVVCLVFDVAPPGLESPIWFSAGNGSSLDAFTYGPSPAADGTWTSLAQLSLPSEDLAAWETLVCHTGPGTGDHSQSTQPLQLSGEASSARTCLWEPLRGTRGRALRLEALRLLLFKLLLLDVLLTCSRFRAPPAARGYPARAPRPGDPGLPAAPWADHLLLPQPPPPGGSSADPTDWIRRNDGWTTGRGLSLSTPPALQPRDGRWVHTRPPGRDPRSPVWEEGAAGAQGVAIGTRPQYSCLQPWSISLRSASSS